AGCAAGTTCAGTTTTGTTACCTCGTATTTTACGTTTATATTTGTCGCTATAAATTTATACATTATTGCATTAATGCCAATGCATAGAGCAGCTTATGAATGTGTGCATGTGAAATTGTGAATTTTATGTTCTCAAGAGACCATAAGCTAATTTAAATGTGTAAAATTGAGTAATCTTGCGTTGGGGGTCCTCATCTGCTCGCAGAGTGATCGTATATAAGCTTGATGTAATTTTGTGTGCAATTTGTTTATCAGGTGCAGGAGGCCACTCTTACTTAAAAGAGCCATTGTGGTGGGCTGGAATGATAACAAGTAGGTACTTGTTCTTGTATTCCTGCATCTTTCTTTACGGAATTATCCACTACTGGAAAAACGTCAATAGACGTCGGTTCTGGGCTGATGTAAAAAATTCTGAAAACCGATGTCTAGGTGGGTGTAGAGAAAAGTCCATTTTTTTTACATCGGTTCCAGACTGATGTTAAAAATGCCTTATTACATCAGTTCTAGATCTCTGGCAGTATCTTAGGGAGTCGGTACTTCATGTTAGCATtagttctgtaattttttgcCTCATTTTTGAATTGTAGTTACATTGTGCAATGGCTGTGTAGTTGCATATTGCACTGCTTTTAAGTTTTAGTTTCTGATGTAAAATGTGTATGTACTAATACAAATTTTGTATTAAGAAGTGATTACCGGGGAAATTGCTAATTTTGCTGCCTATGCCTATGCACCAGCAGTTCTTGTGACTCCTTTGGGAGCTTTAAGTATTATTGTCAGGTAACTATATTGAACTGGCTATTTTCGACAGATTTTTTATAATAACCCAACAAGTACTAATGTTTTGTATCTTCATAACACTGCAGTGAAATTTTAGCTCATTTCGTTTTGAAGGAAAGATTGCACATCTTTGGTGTGGTTGGCATTGTTTTATGTGTAATGGGCTCTGTTGGTGTTGTTATCCATGCTCCACAAGAAAGAACTATAAACAGCGTGAAGCTATTGTGGCATCTAGCATTGCAGCCAGGTATCCAATTGACAAGTTAGAATTGCTATGAATTCTTAAATGGAGGATGTCTGTGGCATCTTTAGTTTTGTGGCATCTTTGGTGTAAGCATTTTTAAATGGTTTTTGGCTATAAATCGCTGTAGGAGGTGTCTTATAGATTGTTGCAGTTGTTTTCCATTGTATAGATAGTTGAAATTCGTGTTTACATTGCTCTGTCATCCGCAAATGCCCACCTGTAATTAAATACTAAAAACAAGTCAATGTTTTTATTTTCAGGTTTTATCGTCTACTTCTTCGTTGTTCTAGTTGCCAGTGTCATACTAGTTTTCTGGGTAGCACCACATTATGGGGAAAAAAGTTTACTTGTCTACATTGCAATCTGCTCATTAGCTGGCTCTCTGACGGTCTGTCTTAAATCTTGTTAGGCTTAAATATGTAAACCACTGAGGTGCTCTCTTGATCTGATCTACAGATTTTGCCTGTTCAACCCCTCTGTAGGTTATGGGCGTTAAAGCAGTAGGGGTTGCTTTGAAGCTATCAATTGGAGGGAAAAATCAATTCAAATACTACCAAACTTGGATCTTTATTCTGCTTGTGATTGGTTGTGTTCTTGTGCAGATGAACTACTTGAACAAGGCAAGTATAAAATTCACTTTGCCGACATGATGTTTCTGCATCAGGATTTAATGACATAAAAATTAGAGGCGGGGCAGATAATTTAAAAATTCATGCATATATGTACTTGGCTTCTCATCTTTTATTATGTTATTTAATCTGTTCTGGTAAATTGTGTTTCAGTCTCGTGATAATTAAGGAGTCTTTACGAAGTCAGGTTTTATTAGTAGAGTTTAGTATATGCTTTGCAGGATGAGGGGGGAGGGGTCTTAGAGTTCCAGTTTTATGGATGCTTCTATCTATTTGTCCCCAGTCTTTCATTTGCTCCATAAGATAATGCATCCGCTTACAAAATAGTACGTTTTACAATCTTAATATATAATATCTCGTTTGTCGTTTGGATGGGAGAATTCACTTGGGGTATTCTATCTGTGATTATGATTTTGGGCTCAATCCCTGTCAGAAAAAACATACTTTGAAAATCGAACAATGGACCCTTCAGTTCTTCCCACTATTTTACACCTAAATCAATCCGGCAGCATCCTTGTACCAATGTGTTGGGGACAGTTACTTTAGGTTTAGCTGAAGAGCCCGCATGACAGAGAATTTTAGCCACTGTCTTATCTGACATTATTCCTCAGGCTTGATCCCCTAGATCCGGTTTATCTTATTTTTGATTTACATCTTTCAGAAAGAATAAATACAAATATTTTCCTTGTCAATGTCAGTTTTGAAAATTTAAATTGCAGCAAGAATTCTGGACTATCTCTAGTATTTGAGGAGATATGCAGGCTAAGCATGGCTTTAATCTATTCCTGACTGAATACCTGAGTTTTGTTGTGCATTTTGAACTTAATGGGGAATTTTGCATTCATGCAAGACACTGATATGTGTATACTATAACATACCACTGGGCACTTTCTCCCCACTTCCTGATCATATATATTCGGGTGCTAGGAAAGTTGGGCGCATGTTATCAGTTATCAAATTAACAAAGTAGTACACAAGATTAAGCCATGAAACtatatttgattttttttcttttgccATTTATCAGTTTTAAAATCTGGGATTCATGTATTTGTTAGTTATTACTACTATGCACAACTTGAAGGTCATTGTTGACACGATGCACACTCAAGTGCATCTGCTAGGTCATTGCTCGAAT
This genomic interval from Apium graveolens cultivar Ventura chromosome 8, ASM990537v1, whole genome shotgun sequence contains the following:
- the LOC141676606 gene encoding putative magnesium transporter NIPA1 isoform X1, which codes for MGFSVNNVRGLILALSSSAFIGTSFIIKKKGLIRAGASGVGASAGGHSYLKEPLWWAGMITKVITGEIANFAAYAYAPAVLVTPLGALSIIVSEILAHFVLKERLHIFGVVGIVLCVMGSVGVVIHAPQERTINSVKLLWHLALQPGFIVYFFVVLVASVILVFWVAPHYGEKSLLVYIAICSLAGSLTVMGVKAVGVALKLSIGGKNQFKYYQTWIFILLVIGCVLVQMNYLNKALDTFNINIVSPVYYVAFTCLTIVASMIMLKDWDHATSSQIIGAITGFITILCGTFLLHKIKDSSKTPVLGTPCRSPEVNTGSARGSRTTEVNTSDCGSFRTPDANSDIVISVRAPEIHTDDPGGGISTSQVKSTVNARVSTSTEADV
- the LOC141676606 gene encoding putative magnesium transporter NIPA1 isoform X3, whose translation is MITTVLVTPLGALSIIVSEILAHFVLKERLHIFGVVGIVLCVMGSVGVVIHAPQERTINSVKLLWHLALQPGFIVYFFVVLVASVILVFWVAPHYGEKSLLVYIAICSLAGSLTVMGVKAVGVALKLSIGGKNQFKYYQTWIFILLVIGCVLVQMNYLNKALDTFNINIVSPVYYVAFTCLTIVASMIMLKDWDHATSSQIIGAITGFITILCGTFLLHKIKDSSKTPVLGTPCRSPEVNTGSARGSRTTEVNTSDCGSFRTPDANSDIVISVRAPEIHTDDPGGGISTSQVKSTVNARVSTSTEADV